The Harpia harpyja isolate bHarHar1 chromosome 13, bHarHar1 primary haplotype, whole genome shotgun sequence genome contains a region encoding:
- the SULT6B1 gene encoding LOW QUALITY PROTEIN: sulfotransferase 6B1 (The sequence of the model RefSeq protein was modified relative to this genomic sequence to represent the inferred CDS: inserted 2 bases in 2 codons), producing MAEDKKAFVDEXKALAKSGGLTLKDLLFSYWGTPYPATVCSAEMFQALENLEARRDDMLLVSYAKCGVNWLIQIISDLIFATIQSKPVSTELPFIEIGDPDKYQMMKQIPSPRILATHLNYDCLPKSIFKNKAKILVLFRNPKDTAVSFFHFHNSVPRVPSYSSWDEFFSEFMNGKVVWGSCFDRAVTWNKHIEDEXTMIIIYEDLKENLTASVKQIAEFFGFFPTAEQIQSIADRATFQAVEDKAEETHGPVGSILFRKGVVGDWKNLFTEAQNQEMDAKFKVCLEGIKLGAKLKYDVYCKA from the exons ATGGCTGAGGACAAAAAAGCCTTTGTTGATG ATAAAGCGTTGGCAAAGTCTGGAGGGCTTACCTTGAAGGACCTGCTGTTCTCCTACTGGGGGACCCCGTATCCTGCCACAGTGTGCAGTGCAGAAATGTTCCAAGCCCTGGAGAACCTGGAAGCCAGAAGAGATGATATGCTGCTGGTGTCCTACGCCAAATGCG GTGTGAACTGGCTTATCCAGATTATAAGTGATTTGATATTTGCAACTATCCAGAGTAAACCTGTAAGCACAGAACTACCATTTATTGAAATTGGAGATCCAGATAAATATCAG ATGATGAAGCAGATTCCATCTCCAAGGATTTTGGCAACACATCTGAATTATGATTGCCTCCCCAAGTCTATTTTCAAGAACAAAGCCAAg ATACTAGTGCTGTTTCGAAACCCTAAAGATACAGctgtttcatttttccatttccacAACAGTGTGCCAAGAGTCCCCAGTTACAGCTCCTGGGATGAGTTCTTCTCAGAGTTCATGAATGGGAAAG TTGTCTGGGGATCCTGTTTTGATCGTGCAGTCACCTGGAACAAACACATTGAGGATG ATACTATGATCATAATATATGAAGACCTGAAAGAG AACCTGACTGCCAGTGTAAAGCAGATAGCTGAATTCTTTGGATTCTTCCCAACGGCAGAGCAGATCCAGTCCATTGCAGACAGGGCCACTTTCCAGGCAGTGGAGGATAAGGCTGAGGAGACTCATGGTCCTGTTGGCTCAATTCTTTTCCGCAAAG GCGTTGTTGGAGACTGGAAAAATCTTTTCACTGAAGCTCAGAACCAGGAAATGGATGCCAAATTCAAAGTGTGCTTAGAAGGAATTAAGCTGGGAGCAAAGTTAAAATACGATGTGTACTGCAAGGCCTGA